From Actinosynnema mirum DSM 43827, a single genomic window includes:
- the fliP gene encoding flagellar type III secretion system pore protein FliP (The bacterial flagellar biogenesis protein FliP forms a type III secretion system (T3SS)-type pore required for flagellar assembly.), protein MRRLAALLAAGFAALVLLLIASPTALAATAEPVARPAAVASSPVAGLLAAQPTEPTAPVEPTAPTEGEATTGDNGNSVNITVGGGKPSDSLTVLVALTVLSVAPALLLLCTSFTKVFVVLSITRNALGLTTVPPNQVLAGLALFLSLFIMGPVASEVNDQGIQPYLKGEKSTEQAFEDGSKPLREFMVKQTRPEEIALFTKVSGQEKPANAESVPLTTLIPAFVLSELRAAMIIGFVLYIPFLVIDMVVSAALMSLGMMMLPPVTVALPFKLLLFVLANGWGLVITALVATYN, encoded by the coding sequence GTGAGGCGGCTGGCGGCGCTGCTCGCCGCGGGGTTCGCGGCCCTCGTGCTGCTGCTCATCGCCTCCCCCACCGCGCTCGCCGCGACGGCCGAGCCCGTCGCGCGCCCCGCCGCGGTCGCGTCCTCCCCGGTCGCCGGGCTGCTCGCGGCCCAGCCGACCGAGCCCACCGCGCCGGTCGAGCCCACCGCCCCCACCGAGGGCGAGGCCACCACCGGTGACAACGGCAACAGCGTCAACATCACCGTGGGCGGCGGCAAGCCGAGCGACTCGCTGACCGTGCTCGTCGCGCTGACCGTGCTGTCGGTCGCGCCCGCGCTGCTGCTGCTGTGCACGAGCTTCACCAAGGTGTTCGTGGTGCTCAGCATCACCCGCAACGCGCTGGGCCTGACCACGGTCCCGCCGAACCAGGTGCTCGCCGGCCTGGCGCTGTTCCTGAGCCTGTTCATCATGGGCCCGGTCGCGTCCGAGGTGAACGACCAGGGCATCCAGCCCTACCTGAAGGGCGAGAAGAGCACCGAGCAGGCGTTCGAGGACGGCTCGAAGCCGCTGCGCGAGTTCATGGTGAAGCAGACGCGTCCCGAGGAGATCGCGCTGTTCACCAAGGTCTCGGGCCAGGAGAAGCCCGCCAACGCGGAGTCGGTGCCGCTGACCACGCTGATCCCGGCGTTCGTGCTCTCGGAGCTGCGCGCCGCGATGATCATCGGGTTCGTGCTCTACATCCCGTTCCTGGTCATCGACATGGTCGTCTCGGCCGCCCTGATGTCACTCGGAATGATGATGCTGCCACCCGTCACGGTGGCGCTCCCGTTCAAGTTGTTGCTGTTCGTGCTGGCCAACGGCTGGGGCCTGGTCATCACCGCGCTCGTCGCCACGTACAACTAG
- the fliN gene encoding flagellar motor switch protein FliN, which translates to MTSVQTESVLATARAVAEAALTVLPTATALSVGVPTTDPMAVALDGVAVTARLEGPAEGLLAVVVNGELVEAMRTSPLGELDLSQAVAPALVAAAGVLGAVPGPAQEVAADAVGEVLLEVGDAVFVPLLADGELHAVVALAVPAEVVAEVVEEVPAAVAIAAPREGGLELLHGVEMEVTAELGRTRLTVRELLSLSNGAVIELDRAAGSPADLLVNGRLIARGEVVVIDENFGIRVTEIIKPGDTGQEVR; encoded by the coding sequence ATGACGAGCGTGCAGACCGAATCGGTGCTGGCGACCGCGCGGGCCGTCGCGGAGGCGGCGCTCACCGTGCTGCCCACCGCGACCGCGCTGTCGGTCGGCGTGCCGACCACCGACCCGATGGCCGTGGCGCTGGACGGCGTGGCCGTCACCGCCCGCCTGGAGGGGCCCGCCGAGGGCCTGCTGGCGGTGGTGGTGAACGGCGAGCTGGTCGAGGCCATGCGCACCAGCCCGCTGGGCGAGCTGGACCTGAGCCAGGCCGTGGCCCCCGCGCTGGTCGCGGCGGCGGGCGTGCTGGGCGCGGTGCCCGGTCCCGCGCAGGAGGTGGCGGCGGACGCCGTCGGCGAGGTGCTGCTGGAGGTCGGCGACGCGGTGTTCGTGCCGCTGCTGGCCGACGGCGAGCTGCACGCGGTGGTCGCGCTGGCCGTGCCCGCCGAGGTCGTGGCCGAGGTCGTCGAGGAGGTCCCCGCGGCGGTCGCGATCGCGGCGCCCCGCGAGGGCGGGCTGGAGCTGCTGCACGGCGTGGAGATGGAGGTGACCGCCGAGCTGGGCCGGACCCGGCTGACCGTGCGGGAGCTGCTGTCGCTGAGCAACGGCGCGGTCATCGAGCTGGACCGCGCGGCGGGCAGCCCGGCGGACCTGCTGGTCAACGGCAGGCTCATCGCGCGCGGCGAGGTCGTGGTGATCGACGAGAACTTCGGCATCCGCGTCACCGAGATCATCAAGCCCGGCGACACCGGCCAGGAGGTCAGGTAG
- a CDS encoding methyl-accepting chemotaxis protein, whose product MATSTTSEPGRAPSERSALSRLLADRSVNSKILTAVGLSATVAVVVGVQGLLSLDSSADNANGMAANAQALNSLNMVVDRTESGYKSILKSLITSDPTETQTNLDNASKAFATAKGYFGDYSATSDTSPENKKLFSSTLDQLVVELNGTMKDAALSNDAETGYALYNSDLRPVIAVLDDTMAKLRDQEVSDVTSGTAAIASEQTKSFWTEISVLVVGLALALALALYIARLITGSLREVSGALEAVADGDLTQRVTVRSGDEVGVMAASLNRASDAMQETVRAIGRSANSLEDSAQGLAAVATQVAAAAEETSAQAGVVASASDQVSRNVQTVATGSEEMGASIREIAQNANEAARVASQAVTVAETTNSTVSKLGQSSVEIGNVVKVITSIAEQTNLLALNATIEAARAGDAGKGFAVVANEVKDLAQETAKATEDISRRVELIQADTSNAVSAIGEIGEIISQINSFQLTIASAVEEQTATTAEMNRSVSDAAGGVGEIASNIQGVATAAESTTASVTETSRASEGLARLSAELQEQVSRFKV is encoded by the coding sequence ATGGCCACCTCCACAACCTCCGAGCCCGGCCGCGCGCCGTCGGAGCGCTCAGCACTGTCCCGGCTGCTGGCCGACCGCAGCGTCAACTCCAAGATCCTGACCGCCGTCGGCCTGTCCGCGACCGTCGCGGTGGTCGTGGGCGTGCAGGGCCTGCTGTCGCTGGACAGCTCCGCCGACAACGCCAACGGCATGGCGGCGAACGCGCAGGCGCTCAACTCGCTGAACATGGTCGTCGACCGCACCGAGAGCGGCTACAAGAGCATCCTCAAGTCGCTGATCACCTCGGACCCGACCGAGACCCAGACCAACCTGGACAACGCCTCCAAGGCGTTCGCCACGGCCAAGGGCTACTTCGGCGACTACAGCGCCACCAGCGACACCTCGCCGGAGAACAAGAAGCTGTTCTCCAGCACCCTGGACCAGCTGGTCGTCGAGCTCAACGGCACCATGAAGGACGCCGCGCTGAGCAACGACGCCGAGACCGGCTACGCGCTCTACAACAGCGACCTGCGCCCGGTCATCGCGGTGCTGGACGACACCATGGCCAAGCTGCGCGACCAGGAGGTCTCCGACGTCACGTCGGGCACCGCGGCGATCGCCAGCGAGCAGACCAAGAGCTTCTGGACCGAGATCAGCGTGCTGGTCGTCGGCCTGGCGCTGGCGCTGGCCCTGGCGCTGTACATCGCCCGGCTGATCACCGGCTCGCTGCGCGAGGTGTCCGGCGCCCTGGAGGCGGTCGCGGACGGCGACCTGACCCAGCGGGTGACGGTGCGCTCGGGCGACGAGGTCGGTGTCATGGCCGCCTCGCTGAACCGGGCCTCGGACGCGATGCAGGAGACCGTGCGGGCGATCGGCCGCAGCGCGAACTCGCTGGAGGACTCGGCGCAGGGCCTGGCCGCCGTCGCGACGCAGGTCGCCGCCGCGGCCGAGGAGACCTCGGCGCAGGCAGGCGTGGTCGCCTCCGCCTCGGACCAGGTCTCGCGCAACGTGCAGACCGTGGCCACCGGCTCGGAGGAGATGGGCGCGTCGATCCGCGAGATCGCGCAGAACGCGAACGAGGCGGCGCGCGTCGCCAGCCAGGCCGTGACCGTGGCCGAGACCACCAACAGCACCGTGTCGAAGCTGGGCCAGTCGTCGGTGGAGATCGGCAACGTGGTCAAGGTGATCACCTCGATCGCCGAGCAGACCAACCTGCTGGCCCTGAACGCCACCATCGAGGCCGCTCGGGCCGGTGACGCGGGCAAGGGCTTCGCGGTCGTCGCGAACGAGGTCAAGGACCTGGCGCAGGAGACCGCGAAGGCGACCGAGGACATCTCGCGCCGGGTGGAGCTGATCCAGGCGGACACCTCGAACGCGGTGAGCGCGATCGGCGAGATCGGCGAGATCATCAGCCAGATCAACAGCTTCCAGCTGACCATCGCCTCGGCGGTGGAGGAGCAGACCGCGACCACGGCCGAGATGAACCGCAGCGTCAGCGACGCGGCGGGCGGCGTGGGCGAGATCGCCTCGAACATCCAGGGCGTCGCGACCGCGGCCGAGTCGACCACGGCGAGCGTCACCGAGACCTCCAGGGCCTCGGAGGGCCTGGCCCGGCTGTCCGCGGAGCTGCAGGAGCAGGTGAGCCGCTTCAAGGTCTGA
- a CDS encoding protein-glutamate methylesterase/protein-glutamine glutaminase: protein MISVLVVDDSVVIRRLVADVLSADPNIRVVGTAANGKIALTKIDQLQPDIITLDVEMPIMDGVTTVRELRKKHPRLPVIMFSTLTSVGADATLAALAAGASDYVTKPANVGSISESISSVREQLLPRIHALCGRPKLPPPPARRGPVGAPPVGGPPTRPGVPGRPGAPAPARSAAPAGRPQGRPSAPGIPGGHNRVDVLAIGSSTGGPEALRVVLSELPANLPVPVVVVQHMPPVFTAMLAQRLDAGCKVKVVEATAGTPLRPGTVYLAPGDKHLEVVRAGTNVQTKLHNGPQENHCRPAVDVLFRSVASVYGGNVLAVVLTGMGHDGRAGAQVLRAKGARIAAQDEFSSVVWGMPGSVVEAGLADEVLPLSDMTGYILSQLPDRVAATAPGVA, encoded by the coding sequence GTGATCTCGGTTCTGGTGGTCGACGATTCGGTGGTCATCCGACGACTGGTCGCCGACGTGCTCAGCGCGGACCCGAACATCCGCGTGGTGGGCACGGCGGCGAACGGCAAGATCGCCCTGACGAAGATCGACCAGCTCCAGCCTGACATCATCACGCTGGACGTCGAGATGCCGATCATGGACGGTGTCACCACCGTCCGGGAGCTGCGCAAGAAGCACCCGCGCCTGCCTGTCATCATGTTCAGCACGCTGACCAGCGTCGGGGCGGACGCCACCCTGGCGGCCCTCGCCGCGGGCGCCAGCGACTACGTCACCAAGCCCGCCAACGTGGGCAGCATCTCCGAATCGATCTCCAGCGTGCGCGAGCAGCTGCTGCCGCGCATCCACGCCCTGTGCGGGCGTCCCAAGCTGCCCCCGCCGCCCGCCAGGCGCGGCCCGGTGGGCGCTCCCCCGGTCGGCGGCCCGCCGACCCGCCCCGGCGTGCCAGGACGGCCCGGCGCACCCGCGCCCGCCCGCTCCGCCGCCCCGGCCGGTCGTCCCCAGGGCCGCCCGTCCGCTCCCGGAATCCCCGGCGGTCACAACCGCGTCGACGTGCTGGCCATCGGCTCGTCCACGGGTGGACCCGAGGCGCTCCGCGTGGTGCTCTCCGAGCTGCCCGCGAACCTCCCGGTCCCCGTGGTGGTCGTCCAGCACATGCCCCCGGTCTTCACGGCGATGCTCGCGCAGCGCCTGGACGCGGGGTGCAAGGTCAAGGTCGTCGAGGCGACCGCGGGCACGCCCCTGCGTCCCGGCACGGTCTACCTCGCTCCGGGTGACAAGCACCTGGAAGTGGTTCGGGCGGGCACGAACGTGCAGACCAAGCTGCACAACGGCCCGCAGGAGAACCACTGCCGTCCCGCCGTGGACGTGCTCTTCCGCTCGGTCGCCTCGGTCTACGGCGGGAACGTCCTGGCCGTGGTGCTGACCGGGATGGGGCACGACGGCAGGGCGGGCGCACAGGTACTCCGGGCCAAGGGCGCCCGGATCGCCGCACAGGACGAGTTCAGCTCGGTCGTGTGGGGAATGCCCGGCTCGGTCGTGGAGGCGGGGCTGGCCGACGAGGTCCTGCCCCTGTCCGACATGACCGGATACATCCTCTCCCAGCTCCCCGATCGGGTAGCTGCCACAGCTCCGGGAGTGGCGTAG
- a CDS encoding flagellar biosynthetic protein FliO produces the protein METALRVVIALVVVFGLMWGLGKLVKNKPVGGKLGGRGLQVLDRAQLSRNSMVAVVRVHDKALVIGVADGGVNLLMSTDAQEYAEAGERVERVALDVERLRETAADADAKRGLGSMPVGEAFGRLLGRRRGGAGVGTQSLVGATGAQVPALTSGSTGSGAVLAGSGEVSAEAAADGAVVEGVVADGAATEVLAAEVLVTEGAEKSAAESAADKGATFAEAFEQAGGPSAEELAAEKSTAEKSTAGKQAGTSVPKARSAQKRPAKPAKSGAARERTASTGSTPAGSTPAGSDSALAGSALSPQTWKQAFEALRERSVRP, from the coding sequence GTGGAGACCGCTCTGCGCGTCGTCATCGCCCTGGTCGTGGTCTTCGGCCTCATGTGGGGCCTCGGCAAGCTCGTGAAGAACAAGCCGGTGGGCGGCAAGCTCGGCGGGCGCGGGCTCCAGGTGCTCGACCGGGCCCAGCTGAGCCGGAACTCGATGGTCGCGGTCGTGCGGGTGCACGACAAGGCGCTGGTGATCGGCGTCGCGGACGGCGGGGTGAACCTGCTGATGTCGACCGACGCGCAGGAGTACGCCGAGGCGGGCGAGCGGGTCGAGCGGGTCGCGCTGGACGTCGAGCGGCTGCGGGAGACCGCGGCGGACGCCGACGCGAAGCGCGGGCTGGGCTCGATGCCGGTCGGCGAGGCGTTCGGGCGGCTGCTGGGCAGGCGCCGGGGCGGGGCGGGGGTGGGCACGCAGTCGCTGGTCGGGGCGACTGGCGCGCAGGTCCCCGCGCTGACCTCGGGGTCCACCGGATCGGGTGCGGTGCTCGCTGGTTCGGGTGAGGTTTCCGCTGAAGCGGCTGCGGACGGCGCGGTCGTGGAGGGTGTGGTCGCGGACGGCGCGGCCACCGAGGTGCTCGCGGCGGAGGTCCTCGTGACCGAGGGCGCCGAGAAGTCCGCCGCGGAGTCCGCCGCGGACAAGGGCGCCACGTTCGCCGAGGCGTTCGAGCAGGCCGGTGGCCCCAGCGCCGAGGAGCTGGCCGCCGAGAAGTCCACCGCTGAGAAGTCCACCGCCGGGAAGCAGGCGGGCACGTCCGTGCCGAAGGCCCGGTCCGCGCAGAAGCGGCCCGCGAAGCCCGCCAAGTCCGGCGCCGCGCGGGAGCGGACCGCGTCCACCGGGTCCACTCCCGCCGGGTCCACTCCCGCCGGGTCCGATTCCGCTCTCGCCGGGTCGGCGCTGTCGCCGCAGACCTGGAAGCAGGCCTTCGAGGCGCTGCGCGAGCGATCGGTCCGCCCGTGA
- a CDS encoding chemotaxis protein CheW, giving the protein MDDFDDVVQEFLVESYENLDQLDRDLVALEKEPKSHERLASIFRTIHTIKGTSGFLAFTKLEQVTHVGESLLVRLRDGTQELDKPSADVLLRMVDTVRELLAQIEQNGAEGDLDVQDVIDAVTACITGGPAAAPAAPAAAPEVAAVVEAPATPEASDEEPEGEDAEHDEHDEPEHREEPSAPAAVNAPAPLVEAADEGGSKRSVADSSIRVDVNLLDALMRLVGELVLTRNQMIRAADAAGEPNLSRAAQRLNLITSELQESVMKTRMQPIKQLWSKLPRVVRDLSSACGREVELVMEGAETELDRSLLEAVKDPLTHLVRNAVDHGIEPPETRVANGKSREGTLTLRAYHEHGQVIVEVCDDGAGIHPDKVGATAVKRGVITQSQLESMDNDEILKLVFRPGFSTAAKVSNVSGRGVGMDVVRANIEAIGGAVDLKSVPGKGTTWRLNIPLTLAIVQALIVDSGDQRYAIPQMAVHELVYVDGQSGSVVEYVSGAPVYRLRGKLLPLVRLSEVLGGPSTGKGSDSEIYVAVLKAEGRQFGLVVDRVLNTEEVVVKPLASRFKDVGCYSGATILGEGQVSLILDVQSLARRAHLSSLERTVGAGQDEQVTASSNGDRLLITKVADRRIAIPLSMVTRLEDFPAKNVERVGTREVVQYRDQILPITRLSQLLGAWSETDREVISAIVYSEGGHSVALAVDSILDIVESDDVTRSNLDDDGLAGSAVVQQQVTELLDVRRAILAADPQFFNADYAGFDMAGA; this is encoded by the coding sequence GTGGACGATTTCGACGATGTGGTGCAGGAATTTCTCGTGGAGAGCTACGAGAACCTGGACCAGCTCGACCGCGATCTGGTGGCGCTGGAGAAGGAGCCCAAGTCGCACGAGCGGCTGGCCAGCATCTTCCGCACCATCCACACGATCAAGGGCACGAGCGGTTTCCTCGCCTTCACCAAGCTGGAGCAGGTGACCCACGTCGGTGAGTCGCTGCTGGTCCGCCTGCGCGACGGCACGCAGGAGCTCGACAAGCCCAGCGCCGACGTGCTGCTGCGCATGGTGGACACGGTCCGCGAGCTGCTGGCCCAGATCGAGCAGAACGGCGCCGAGGGCGACCTCGACGTGCAGGACGTGATCGACGCGGTCACCGCGTGCATCACCGGCGGCCCCGCCGCCGCCCCGGCGGCGCCCGCCGCGGCGCCCGAGGTCGCGGCCGTGGTCGAGGCGCCCGCGACCCCCGAGGCGTCCGACGAGGAGCCCGAGGGCGAGGACGCGGAGCACGACGAGCACGACGAGCCCGAGCACCGCGAGGAGCCCAGCGCCCCGGCCGCGGTCAACGCGCCCGCGCCGCTGGTCGAGGCCGCCGACGAGGGCGGCTCGAAGCGCAGCGTCGCCGACAGCTCGATCCGCGTCGACGTGAACCTGCTGGACGCCCTGATGCGCCTGGTCGGCGAGCTGGTGCTGACCCGCAACCAGATGATCCGCGCGGCCGACGCCGCCGGTGAGCCGAACCTGAGCCGGGCGGCCCAGCGGCTCAACCTGATCACGAGCGAGCTGCAGGAGAGCGTCATGAAGACGCGTATGCAGCCCATCAAGCAGCTGTGGTCGAAGCTGCCCCGCGTCGTGCGCGACCTCAGCTCGGCCTGCGGTCGCGAGGTCGAGCTGGTCATGGAGGGCGCCGAGACCGAGCTGGACCGCAGCCTCCTGGAGGCGGTCAAGGACCCGCTGACGCACCTCGTGCGCAACGCGGTCGACCACGGCATCGAGCCGCCGGAGACCCGCGTGGCCAACGGCAAGTCCCGCGAGGGCACGCTGACGCTGCGCGCGTACCACGAGCACGGCCAGGTCATCGTCGAGGTGTGCGACGACGGCGCGGGCATCCACCCGGACAAGGTGGGCGCGACCGCCGTCAAGCGCGGCGTCATCACCCAGTCGCAGCTGGAGTCGATGGACAACGACGAGATCCTCAAGCTCGTCTTCCGCCCCGGCTTCTCGACCGCCGCGAAGGTCAGCAACGTGTCCGGCCGCGGCGTCGGCATGGACGTGGTGCGCGCCAACATCGAGGCCATCGGCGGCGCCGTCGACCTCAAGTCGGTGCCCGGCAAGGGCACGACCTGGCGGCTCAACATCCCGCTGACGCTGGCGATCGTGCAGGCGCTCATCGTCGACTCCGGCGACCAGCGCTACGCGATCCCGCAGATGGCGGTGCACGAGCTGGTGTACGTGGACGGCCAGTCCGGCTCGGTGGTCGAGTACGTCTCGGGCGCCCCGGTCTACCGCCTGCGCGGCAAGCTGCTGCCGCTGGTGCGCCTGTCCGAGGTGCTCGGCGGGCCCAGCACGGGCAAGGGCTCGGACAGCGAGATCTACGTGGCCGTGCTCAAGGCCGAGGGCCGCCAGTTCGGCCTGGTCGTGGACCGGGTGCTGAACACCGAGGAGGTCGTGGTCAAGCCGCTGGCCTCGCGGTTCAAGGACGTCGGCTGCTACTCGGGCGCGACGATCCTCGGCGAGGGCCAGGTGTCGCTGATCCTGGACGTGCAGTCGCTGGCGCGCCGGGCGCACCTGAGCTCGCTGGAGCGCACGGTGGGCGCGGGCCAGGACGAGCAGGTCACGGCGTCCTCGAACGGCGACCGCCTGCTCATCACGAAGGTCGCGGACCGCAGGATCGCGATCCCGCTGAGCATGGTCACCCGCCTGGAGGACTTCCCGGCGAAGAACGTCGAGCGCGTGGGCACCAGGGAGGTCGTGCAGTACCGCGACCAGATCCTGCCCATCACCCGGCTCTCGCAGCTGCTGGGCGCCTGGTCGGAGACGGACCGCGAGGTCATCTCGGCGATCGTGTACTCCGAGGGCGGCCACAGCGTGGCGCTCGCGGTGGACAGCATCCTCGACATCGTCGAGAGCGACGACGTCACCCGCAGCAACCTGGACGACGACGGCCTCGCGGGCTCGGCGGTCGTGCAGCAGCAGGTCACCGAGCTGCTGGACGTGCGCAGGGCGATCCTGGCGGCCGACCCGCAGTTCTTCAACGCCGACTACGCCGGTTTCGACATGGCGGGAGCCTGA
- a CDS encoding EscU/YscU/HrcU family type III secretion system export apparatus switch protein: MSGKNKDATEEPTAKKVRDAKREGRMARTPDLGTWLGILGATWTLPMTLTSLLDIGQGLLKKAAGFMAAPEPALAVAIVKDGVLDGALAVLPLSLTIIVATLVAAGLQGTLRMSTKQFKPKFTQLNPLKGIKNMFGPHSLWEALKTLIKTSLLAGLLYVSVSGLVPSVVASGTLSLAALTDVATGTAMSLLRLAAIGGLVMAVVDYAVAKRRIHKELKMTKQEVKDEHKQSEGDPQLKGAIRSKQMQMSRNRMMAEVPNADVVLVNPTHIAVALRYDPARGAPRVVAKGAGAIATKIRELATEHRVPIVQDVPLARALHKACEVGHEIPFEMFGPVAQVLAFLHRLKRKGSAAGTHRMQAHAA, from the coding sequence GTGAGCGGGAAGAACAAGGACGCGACCGAGGAACCCACAGCCAAGAAGGTCAGGGACGCCAAGCGCGAGGGCCGGATGGCCCGCACCCCCGACCTGGGGACGTGGCTGGGCATCCTGGGGGCGACCTGGACGCTGCCGATGACGCTGACCAGCCTGCTGGACATCGGGCAGGGGCTGCTGAAGAAGGCCGCGGGGTTCATGGCGGCGCCGGAGCCCGCGCTGGCGGTGGCGATCGTGAAGGACGGCGTCCTGGACGGCGCGCTGGCGGTGCTGCCGCTGTCGCTGACGATCATCGTGGCGACCCTGGTGGCGGCCGGGCTGCAGGGCACGCTGCGGATGTCGACCAAGCAGTTCAAGCCGAAGTTCACCCAGCTCAACCCGCTCAAGGGCATCAAGAACATGTTCGGCCCGCACTCGCTGTGGGAGGCGCTGAAGACGCTCATCAAGACCTCGCTGCTGGCGGGGCTGCTGTACGTGTCGGTCAGCGGCCTGGTGCCGTCGGTGGTGGCGTCGGGGACGCTGTCGCTGGCGGCGCTGACGGACGTCGCCACGGGCACGGCCATGTCGCTGCTGCGGCTGGCGGCGATCGGCGGGCTGGTGATGGCGGTCGTGGACTACGCCGTGGCGAAGCGGCGCATCCACAAGGAGCTCAAGATGACCAAGCAGGAGGTCAAGGACGAGCACAAGCAGTCCGAGGGCGACCCGCAGCTCAAGGGGGCCATCCGGTCGAAGCAGATGCAGATGAGCCGGAACCGGATGATGGCCGAGGTGCCGAACGCGGACGTGGTGCTGGTGAACCCGACGCACATCGCGGTGGCGCTGCGCTACGACCCGGCGCGGGGCGCGCCGCGGGTGGTGGCGAAGGGCGCGGGCGCGATCGCGACGAAGATCAGGGAGCTGGCGACCGAGCACCGCGTGCCGATCGTGCAGGACGTGCCGCTGGCGCGGGCGCTGCACAAGGCGTGCGAGGTGGGCCACGAGATCCCGTTCGAGATGTTCGGCCCGGTGGCGCAGGTCCTGGCGTTCCTGCACCGGCTCAAGCGCAAGGGCAGCGCGGCGGGCACGCACCGGATGCAGGCGCACGCGGCTTGA
- the fliQ gene encoding flagellar biosynthesis protein FliQ, with amino-acid sequence MNDTTVVELGSNAMMITAKLAAPVLLTALLIGFTISLFQSVTQIQEVTLSFVPKAAGVCVALLLSGSWMVHEIITFTTDLFGRIPSLVSG; translated from the coding sequence ATGAATGACACCACCGTCGTCGAACTCGGCTCCAACGCCATGATGATCACGGCGAAGCTCGCCGCGCCGGTCCTGCTGACCGCGCTGCTGATCGGGTTCACCATCTCGCTGTTCCAGTCGGTCACCCAGATCCAGGAGGTGACCCTGTCGTTCGTGCCGAAGGCGGCCGGGGTGTGCGTGGCGCTGCTGCTGAGCGGCAGCTGGATGGTCCACGAGATCATCACGTTCACCACCGACCTGTTCGGCCGCATCCCGTCGCTGGTCTCGGGCTAG
- a CDS encoding flagellar biosynthetic protein FliR, with product MNLDIGVNVLVALLLAATRSAAWLMVCPPFNGKAIPMTVKGMLAVGLALPVVPRLSAGSVPSLDTWSLVIAAGEQVVVGAGLGFLTAVIFAGVQAAGDLLDVFGGFSLAFAFDPMSFSGNNAVLGRFYGLLATTLLFVTGSHQVIIRGFTLSYDAIPLDGGLSLGRLGTLLTTGLGQLLLSAAQIAGPLIVVLFCADVGLGLLNRIAPALNPFQIGFPAKIGLTLVLVGLTMPMLPMSVENIAKHAASAVMEAIGR from the coding sequence GTGAACCTCGACATCGGCGTCAACGTCCTGGTCGCGCTGCTGCTGGCCGCGACCCGCTCCGCCGCCTGGCTGATGGTGTGCCCGCCGTTCAACGGCAAGGCCATCCCGATGACGGTCAAGGGGATGCTCGCCGTGGGGCTGGCGCTCCCGGTGGTGCCCAGGCTGTCCGCGGGCAGCGTGCCCTCGCTGGACACCTGGTCGCTGGTGATCGCGGCCGGTGAGCAGGTCGTGGTGGGCGCGGGGCTCGGCTTCCTCACCGCGGTGATCTTCGCCGGGGTGCAGGCGGCGGGCGACCTGCTGGACGTGTTCGGCGGCTTCTCGCTCGCGTTCGCGTTCGACCCGATGTCGTTCTCCGGCAACAACGCGGTGCTGGGCCGCTTCTACGGCCTGCTGGCCACGACGCTGCTGTTCGTCACCGGCTCGCACCAGGTGATCATCCGGGGGTTCACCCTGTCGTACGACGCGATCCCCCTGGACGGCGGGCTGTCGCTGGGCAGGCTGGGGACGCTGCTGACCACCGGGCTCGGGCAGCTGCTGCTGTCGGCGGCGCAGATCGCCGGGCCGCTGATCGTGGTGCTGTTCTGCGCGGACGTGGGCCTGGGCCTGCTCAACCGCATCGCGCCCGCGCTGAACCCGTTCCAGATCGGGTTCCCGGCCAAGATCGGCCTGACGCTGGTGCTGGTCGGGCTGACGATGCCCATGCTGCCGATGAGCGTGGAGAACATCGCGAAGCACGCGGCGTCCGCCGTGATGGAGGCGATCGGGAGGTGA
- a CDS encoding chemotaxis protein CheW, which yields MTIIQYATFEVADQLFGLEVSRVQEVLSYSEYTPVPLAPTYVGGLFNLRGQVVAALDLRVRLGLEPTVLDGPAMNIIVRSADESVSLLVDRIGDVVEVESADEEPPPDTLTGPIRSLITGTFPLANRLMLALDASGAVQAANAA from the coding sequence ATGACCATCATCCAGTACGCCACCTTCGAGGTCGCCGACCAGCTCTTCGGCCTTGAGGTCTCGCGGGTGCAGGAGGTGCTCTCGTACAGCGAGTACACCCCGGTCCCGCTGGCCCCGACCTACGTGGGCGGGCTGTTCAACCTGCGCGGCCAGGTGGTCGCGGCGCTGGACCTGCGGGTGCGGCTGGGCCTGGAGCCCACGGTGCTGGACGGGCCCGCGATGAACATCATCGTGCGCTCGGCCGACGAGTCGGTCAGCCTGCTGGTGGACCGGATCGGCGACGTGGTCGAGGTCGAGTCCGCCGACGAGGAGCCGCCGCCGGACACCCTGACGGGTCCGATCCGCTCGCTCATCACCGGCACGTTCCCGCTGGCCAACCGGCTGATGCTGGCGCTGGACGCCTCGGGCGCCGTGCAGGCGGCGAACGCGGCCTGA